One stretch of Bacteroidota bacterium DNA includes these proteins:
- a CDS encoding T9SS type A sorting domain-containing protein, translating into MRIISIFGLLTIFVFHSLEASVKKVPQDYAKIQLAINAAVNGDTVLVSDGTYKENLVLTKKITVASLYFQDKNTSHISNTILDGSSPTNPDSASVITIDGATDTTTMIVGFTIKGGKGNVYNTYRMGFAFDVEGGGATIRKNIITANNVTTTQNAGGVINIWDMTETNKLTFVIVEDNTIADNVVQAASAEGGAFGIGGNCRIVRNRILRNTAFGTGSGYGGAAQIWNGIITFDGNLIADNYASHWGGAIQANQFNAYVPIITFVNNIFANNSAGTQGGALWVSGSLSKMTSINNTFVGNTSPNGASLYMQSGSFKALNTILWNSGVSEIVRISGSIAVAYSNIRGGFTGVGNIDTNPLFKSTNIDSLGILQDTSRCIGTGISSASVGGVTLNAPFVDYYSTTRPRGAGTNPDMGAVENDLPTAVEVVNNLTELPISFELSQNYPNPFNPTTKIRYALPSSAQVKLVIYDIMGREIETLVNEEQFAGWKEMEWNAHNVSSGIYFYKLTTRHASAGSGQVFVEVKKMLLVR; encoded by the coding sequence ATGCGTATCATTTCTATTTTTGGTCTGCTTACTATTTTCGTTTTTCACTCTCTTGAGGCATCTGTAAAAAAAGTGCCGCAGGATTATGCAAAAATTCAACTGGCAATTAATGCTGCTGTAAATGGGGATACCGTTCTTGTTTCTGATGGTACATACAAAGAGAATCTCGTCCTCACAAAAAAAATTACTGTAGCGAGTCTCTATTTTCAAGATAAAAATACTTCGCACATTTCGAATACAATCCTTGATGGAAGTTCACCAACAAATCCAGACTCAGCGTCAGTCATAACAATTGACGGTGCTACGGATACAACTACGATGATCGTAGGGTTTACCATTAAAGGTGGTAAAGGGAATGTTTACAATACTTACCGAATGGGTTTTGCTTTTGATGTGGAAGGAGGCGGAGCTACAATCCGCAAAAATATCATTACAGCAAATAACGTGACAACTACACAGAATGCCGGTGGTGTCATCAACATCTGGGATATGACTGAGACAAATAAATTGACCTTCGTTATTGTTGAAGATAATACGATAGCTGATAACGTGGTGCAAGCAGCAAGTGCAGAAGGAGGAGCATTCGGAATCGGAGGAAACTGTAGAATCGTCAGAAATCGGATTCTTCGCAATACAGCTTTTGGCACCGGTAGTGGTTATGGCGGAGCCGCTCAAATTTGGAACGGCATTATCACGTTTGACGGTAACCTGATTGCAGATAACTACGCAAGTCATTGGGGTGGAGCTATACAGGCGAATCAATTTAATGCCTATGTGCCGATAATTACCTTTGTGAATAATATTTTTGCCAACAATTCTGCCGGAACTCAAGGCGGTGCGTTGTGGGTTTCCGGTTCACTCAGTAAAATGACCTCAATCAACAACACGTTCGTCGGCAATACCAGTCCGAATGGTGCATCACTTTATATGCAAAGTGGTTCATTTAAGGCACTGAACACAATTCTGTGGAATTCAGGAGTATCAGAAATAGTAAGAATAAGTGGAAGCATAGCAGTAGCATATTCTAATATACGGGGAGGATTTACAGGAGTGGGAAATATCGATACCAATCCACTTTTTAAATCCACAAATATCGATTCCCTCGGAATATTACAAGACACGAGTCGGTGTATAGGGACCGGTATTTCATCCGCCTCGGTCGGCGGCGTAACATTGAACGCACCATTTGTTGATTATTACAGCACAACGCGTCCTCGAGGTGCAGGAACAAATCCGGATATGGGTGCTGTGGAAAATGACCTTCCAACAGCGGTCGAAGTAGTTAATAATCTTACAGAACTTCCGATATCATTTGAACTTTCACAAAACTATCCTAATCCATTCAATCCAACAACAAAAATTCGATACGCTCTCCCCTCATCTGCCCAGGTAAAACTGGTTATTTACGACATAATGGGACGAGAGATCGAAACACTCGTGAACGAGGAGCAATTTGCGGGATGGAAAGAAATGGAGTGGAATGCCCATAACGTTTCGTCCGGTATATATTTTTATAAACTAACAACCCGCCATGCTTCGGCAGGCTCAGGACAGGTTTTTGTTGAGGTAAAGAAAATGTTGTTAGTGAGATAA
- a CDS encoding response regulator transcription factor: MAIRVAIVEDIKKIREGLASLIDGSDGFQCTETYESAEEALRGIPSYHPDVVLMDIQLPRMSGIECVEKLKELTPDLEIMMLTSFEDSDKVFKSIVAGASGYILKSTPPAELLEAIRDLHDGGSPMSDQIARKVVQAFRQMGSSSKETENLSDRETEILSYLAKGYQDKEIADTLFLSIKTIRTHLRNIYKKLHVRSRMEAVLMYLKK; this comes from the coding sequence ATGGCAATACGAGTTGCAATAGTTGAAGACATAAAGAAAATCCGGGAAGGTCTTGCCTCGCTCATCGACGGTTCCGATGGATTTCAATGTACGGAAACTTACGAATCCGCCGAAGAAGCACTCCGGGGCATTCCTTCGTATCACCCCGATGTTGTGCTGATGGATATTCAACTGCCGCGTATGTCCGGAATTGAATGCGTTGAAAAACTAAAAGAACTGACTCCCGATCTCGAGATCATGATGCTCACCTCGTTTGAAGACAGTGATAAAGTCTTCAAGTCCATTGTGGCTGGAGCGTCGGGATACATTTTGAAAAGCACCCCTCCGGCGGAATTGTTGGAAGCCATCCGTGACCTTCACGACGGCGGCTCGCCGATGTCCGATCAAATTGCAAGAAAAGTTGTCCAGGCATTCAGGCAGATGGGTTCATCATCCAAAGAGACGGAAAATCTTTCCGACCGTGAAACCGAAATTCTTTCCTATCTCGCAAAAGGATATCAGGACAAAGAAATTGCCGATACGTTATTCCTCAGCATTAAAACAATTCGGACTCATTTACGGAATATCTACAAAAAACTACATGTCCGTTCCCGCATGGAAGCCGTGTTGATGTACCTCAAAAAATAA
- a CDS encoding two-component regulator propeller domain-containing protein has product MKTQTPNFSGGSVIFKRLSIDQGLSTRNIRCITQDSRGFIWVGTDVGVNRFNGEKFIQFPIGTDSTNLSPAGVWGGICADLDGVVWVGTDRGLHKFNPLTRSFKRYKHDPKNRGSISSNGINCLCIDREGTLWVGTADGLNKFDKKTETWTRFYPHSDTGLNASDNYISTLLEDQNGTLWIGTGGRSDQYTGGGLFVFDRSSGRFSPFGPRTGINAMFEDRSGQFWVSLVGPRLCTVNRSRGIFTNISLPPRDPGNPRLQGIMGISEDKSGSLWMATRGWNLLRYEKHTNTFTRFSYDPNNSESISGSGLNSVFTDRDGLIWVGTDRAGVNTVSPKPFLHLHTLGKSFRLLSRIDMVLQDREGFLWVGSQANGLWKYNPKNGIAACVLPKAAVRRAVEDDEGNIWFADRFSVYKYESNTKRVKTVWEEPKIRGKQDMFTAMIIDRDKNLWLGCRSSLYRLNRDLKNYQLFVHDPRDDRSITAGYVHSIAQDQTGKIWIGTELGLNQFEPASGTFKHFRYDKKDSSSLNLNQLPRLHIDKKGALWVGAQAGLFKFNENTSTFTQIKPRNGSLKFITFVQEDKKGSFWYARSGGFLVKFNPTESSLVSFNRSDGIEDVEMLPASHTAMKNGELAFGTIDGILFFHPDSLKKSTSVPPIVITGIKKLNQPVGLKITPELLREISFVHEENVFSISYSVLSYDMPEYNLYAYKLEGFDKDWVPCGNKKEVMYTNLDPGRYTFRVKGANHDGVWNEAGASLTVIVKPAWWQTAWFTALVWISVISAVGGTVRFVAVRRLQQRIAQLEQEKAIERDRARISRDLHDEIGSNLSEIAILSSLGKRKPKEAQARLEEISERAGSVIENLGEIVWAINPKNDTLDNLFSRIRRYTVNYLGLAKIPCVCSVPDSIPSAPLSAEMRRNIFLVVKEALHNVVKYSRASQVSFDLMYHNNTITIIVADNGKGFILSEKIDSGNGLGNMKRRMEDIGGTISIETAPDSGTRISLNVAARQIPQHKIPNSTD; this is encoded by the coding sequence TTGAAAACTCAAACTCCCAATTTTTCGGGAGGAAGTGTCATTTTCAAACGCTTGTCGATTGATCAGGGGCTTTCCACTCGGAATATACGATGCATCACTCAGGACAGCCGGGGATTCATCTGGGTCGGCACAGATGTGGGAGTGAACCGGTTTAACGGAGAAAAATTTATTCAATTTCCCATCGGTACCGATTCTACAAACCTCAGTCCAGCTGGTGTTTGGGGAGGAATATGTGCTGACCTTGATGGAGTCGTCTGGGTGGGAACTGATCGCGGTCTTCACAAATTTAATCCATTAACACGTTCCTTCAAGAGATACAAACACGATCCGAAAAATCGTGGTAGCATTAGTTCGAACGGTATCAATTGTCTTTGCATTGACCGTGAAGGAACTCTTTGGGTTGGAACTGCAGATGGTCTCAACAAGTTTGATAAAAAAACTGAGACCTGGACACGATTCTACCCTCACTCGGATACTGGTTTAAATGCAAGTGATAATTATATCAGTACGCTTCTTGAAGATCAGAATGGAACTCTCTGGATCGGTACAGGGGGAAGAAGCGATCAGTATACGGGAGGAGGATTATTCGTCTTCGACCGCAGCAGCGGAAGATTTTCACCATTTGGTCCCCGCACAGGAATAAACGCTATGTTCGAAGACCGGTCGGGTCAATTTTGGGTGAGTCTCGTCGGTCCACGTTTATGTACCGTAAACCGATCCAGAGGAATTTTCACGAACATTTCACTTCCGCCGCGAGATCCGGGAAATCCGCGACTTCAGGGGATCATGGGTATCAGCGAAGACAAGTCTGGATCCCTTTGGATGGCGACACGCGGCTGGAATCTTTTACGGTATGAGAAACATACCAACACCTTCACACGGTTTTCCTACGATCCGAATAATTCAGAAAGTATTTCAGGTTCAGGTCTCAACTCAGTCTTTACAGACAGAGACGGACTGATCTGGGTCGGCACCGACCGGGCAGGTGTGAATACTGTTTCACCCAAACCGTTTCTTCATCTGCATACACTTGGAAAATCGTTTCGGCTTTTATCACGAATCGATATGGTTTTACAGGATAGAGAAGGATTCCTTTGGGTCGGATCTCAAGCAAACGGGTTGTGGAAATACAATCCGAAGAATGGAATTGCAGCATGCGTCCTACCTAAGGCGGCGGTGAGACGGGCTGTAGAGGACGATGAAGGAAATATCTGGTTTGCAGATCGTTTTTCGGTGTACAAATATGAATCCAACACGAAGCGAGTTAAGACGGTTTGGGAAGAACCTAAGATCCGCGGTAAACAAGATATGTTCACAGCCATGATAATTGACAGAGACAAAAATCTTTGGTTGGGATGCCGTTCCTCTCTGTATCGGCTCAACCGTGATTTGAAAAACTATCAGCTTTTTGTTCATGATCCGCGCGATGACCGGAGCATCACAGCCGGATATGTACACTCCATTGCTCAGGATCAAACAGGTAAGATTTGGATCGGCACGGAACTGGGATTGAACCAATTCGAACCGGCGTCTGGAACATTTAAACATTTTCGTTACGATAAAAAAGATTCTTCAAGTTTGAATCTCAATCAATTGCCGCGATTACATATTGATAAGAAAGGGGCTTTATGGGTCGGCGCTCAAGCAGGTCTTTTTAAATTTAATGAAAATACCTCAACATTCACTCAGATTAAACCCCGTAATGGAAGTTTGAAATTCATCACCTTTGTTCAGGAAGACAAGAAAGGATCTTTCTGGTATGCAAGAAGTGGAGGTTTTCTCGTAAAGTTCAATCCCACAGAAAGTTCATTGGTTTCATTCAACCGTTCAGACGGAATTGAAGATGTTGAAATGCTGCCGGCATCACATACGGCAATGAAAAACGGTGAATTGGCGTTCGGCACTATTGATGGTATTCTCTTCTTTCATCCTGACAGTCTGAAAAAATCGACTTCTGTCCCTCCTATTGTTATCACCGGTATAAAGAAACTCAATCAACCTGTAGGTTTAAAAATCACGCCTGAACTTCTTCGTGAAATTTCTTTCGTTCATGAAGAAAATGTTTTTTCAATCTCCTATTCCGTTCTCAGTTATGACATGCCGGAATACAATCTGTATGCATACAAGCTGGAAGGATTCGATAAGGATTGGGTTCCGTGCGGCAACAAAAAAGAAGTGATGTATACCAATCTTGATCCGGGCAGGTACACGTTTCGCGTGAAGGGAGCGAATCATGACGGAGTGTGGAATGAAGCCGGTGCATCGCTTACGGTAATTGTTAAACCAGCGTGGTGGCAGACTGCATGGTTTACTGCTCTGGTGTGGATCAGCGTCATCTCCGCCGTTGGTGGGACAGTTCGTTTTGTTGCCGTTCGAAGATTGCAGCAGCGGATTGCACAATTAGAGCAGGAAAAAGCGATCGAGCGGGATCGGGCACGTATTTCTCGAGATTTGCACGATGAAATCGGATCGAATCTTTCAGAAATTGCCATTCTCAGTTCGCTGGGAAAACGGAAACCCAAAGAAGCACAAGCACGCTTGGAAGAGATCTCTGAGCGAGCCGGTTCAGTCATAGAAAATTTGGGAGAAATTGTGTGGGCAATCAATCCTAAGAATGATACGCTCGATAATTTGTTCTCACGCATCCGCAGATACACGGTGAATTATTTGGGTTTAGCGAAGATACCATGTGTTTGTTCCGTTCCGGATTCCATTCCTTCCGCGCCCCTCTCGGCAGAGATGCGGCGAAATATTTTTCTTGTTGTGAAAGAAGCACTGCACAATGTTGTCAAATATTCCCGCGCATCACAAGTTTCATTCGACTTGATGTATCACAACAATACCATCACTATTATCGTTGCGGATAATGGAAAAGGATTCATTCTCAGTGAAAAAATAGATTCGGGAAACGGTTTGGGGAATATGAAACGACGCATGGAAGATATCGGAGGAACGATTTCCATTGAAACGGCACCGGATTCCGGAACTCGCATTTCTCTGAACGTTGCAGCCCGGCAAATTCCTCAACATAAAATACCTAATTCTACCGATTGA
- a CDS encoding T9SS type A sorting domain-containing protein, with product MKQFLIVLQLVLLFGPLSFSQERWDFQWEGKARDCYVYLPQSRGAQAGLPVVFNLYGYGGSYYEARTYHHSHILGDSVGFITVYPDAFNKRWNSGLGDNPDWPTPNVDDVGFISLIIDSLISRYKIDTARVYACGNSNGGFMCLKLAGRLGNRIAAVASVSGVVANSTAASYATTRLVPVLTMNGTSDNLLPYYDSTITGLFSVDQTTEFVRNKNFCLLPAEVISIPDINPNDQSTVVKYLYRSSTNTSQVVHYKIIGGGHEWPGSPTYAGATVINRDIDAIKEIWNFFKQFTISNVIPAGARIAVNPLVVDFGNIEAGVSSDTLVVSLYNYGSDQLTVTAISENSPMFSLVNLPTLPVNITSLASTSFNVLFKPTAAGAISDTVVIASNDTTNPIAKIVLRGKGISIGPAAAGVMYATQSGQSDGSLYKIGTLSAEAISIGSLGVSQIRSLAIQPSTKKLYGISSNSITTSLYRISADSGSSAFVKTIPVGDINAIAFSTGDTLYGATSTGKLYRINLNSSTAVLVGTAADIQYWGLSFSPSGKLWAAARNFRDSIYIINTSTGLTHAVGEIGLSAIPRSIAFNPAGVMYCLIDNGSGENYLATLDTLNGIATLVSENPMSVSNLTAIAISSNIVNSVSLGNNVHLPTEFSLSQNYPNPFNPSTMISYQLPTTSNVNLKIFDLLGREIATLVNEEQIAGWKEVQWNATGFASGLYLVKMESTNFVETKKILLMK from the coding sequence ATGAAACAATTTCTCATAGTATTACAATTAGTTCTTTTATTCGGTCCGTTATCGTTTTCACAAGAAAGATGGGATTTTCAATGGGAAGGAAAAGCGAGGGATTGTTACGTTTATCTGCCTCAAAGTCGTGGAGCTCAGGCAGGATTACCGGTTGTCTTTAATCTTTATGGTTATGGCGGATCATATTATGAAGCTCGAACATATCATCATTCGCATATTCTCGGTGATAGTGTCGGCTTCATTACGGTTTATCCAGATGCGTTTAATAAACGCTGGAATAGCGGTCTCGGTGATAATCCAGATTGGCCAACTCCCAATGTTGATGATGTTGGATTCATTTCTTTGATCATCGATTCACTTATTTCCCGCTACAAGATAGATACCGCAAGAGTGTACGCGTGCGGTAATTCCAACGGCGGATTTATGTGCTTGAAGCTTGCCGGTCGACTAGGAAATCGAATTGCAGCGGTAGCAAGTGTTTCAGGAGTTGTGGCAAACAGTACTGCCGCATCGTATGCCACAACAAGACTTGTTCCAGTCCTTACTATGAACGGTACAAGTGATAATTTACTCCCATATTATGATAGTACAATAACGGGTTTGTTCTCAGTAGATCAAACGACAGAATTTGTACGGAACAAGAATTTTTGCCTCTTACCCGCAGAAGTGATATCAATTCCAGATATAAACCCGAACGATCAATCGACGGTTGTGAAATATCTCTATCGGTCATCCACAAATACATCTCAAGTGGTCCATTATAAAATCATTGGCGGCGGGCACGAGTGGCCCGGTTCACCCACGTACGCAGGCGCAACTGTTATCAACCGCGACATTGATGCCATTAAAGAGATATGGAATTTCTTCAAACAGTTTACTATCTCAAATGTAATACCTGCCGGTGCTAGAATTGCAGTAAACCCGCTGGTCGTCGATTTCGGCAATATTGAAGCTGGCGTATCCAGTGATACGCTTGTTGTGTCACTATACAATTACGGTTCAGATCAACTTACCGTTACCGCCATTTCAGAGAATTCTCCGATGTTTTCCCTTGTTAACCTTCCGACGCTCCCGGTAAATATTACTTCCTTAGCGTCGACCTCTTTTAATGTGCTTTTCAAACCGACAGCGGCGGGAGCAATAAGCGATACAGTCGTCATAGCGAGCAATGATACCACAAATCCCATTGCAAAAATTGTATTACGCGGAAAAGGAATATCGATAGGTCCGGCTGCAGCAGGTGTGATGTATGCGACACAGTCCGGTCAATCAGATGGCTCGCTGTACAAAATTGGTACGTTATCAGCTGAAGCCATATCCATTGGTTCACTTGGTGTTTCCCAAATTCGAAGCTTGGCGATACAACCGTCGACCAAAAAATTGTACGGAATTTCCTCGAATTCGATAACCACGTCGTTGTACCGAATCAGTGCTGATTCGGGATCTTCAGCCTTCGTAAAAACAATTCCGGTGGGTGATATTAATGCAATAGCGTTTAGTACGGGGGACACATTGTACGGCGCAACGTCAACGGGAAAACTGTACCGCATCAATCTCAATTCAAGTACTGCCGTACTTGTTGGAACTGCTGCAGATATCCAATATTGGGGACTTTCCTTCAGTCCTTCGGGAAAATTATGGGCTGCCGCGCGCAACTTTCGCGATAGCATTTACATTATCAATACATCAACCGGTCTGACACATGCGGTAGGTGAGATCGGTCTTTCTGCTATTCCGCGTTCGATCGCTTTCAATCCTGCCGGTGTTATGTACTGCCTGATCGACAATGGGAGCGGGGAGAATTACCTTGCAACACTGGATACTCTTAATGGAATTGCAACATTGGTCAGTGAAAACCCAATGAGCGTGAGTAATCTAACAGCAATTGCTATCAGCAGTAATATTGTTAACAGCGTATCACTAGGAAATAATGTACATCTGCCGACAGAATTTTCACTATCACAAAACTATCCCAACCCGTTCAATCCTTCAACAATGATCAGTTATCAATTGCCAACAACCAGTAATGTGAATTTGAAAATATTTGATTTGCTCGGAAGGGAGATCGCAACGCTCGTGAACGAAGAACAAATCGCAGGATGGAAAGAAGTGCAGTGGAACGCTACAGGATTTGCAAGCGGATTGTATCTGGTGAAGATGGAATCGACTAATTTTGTGGAAACGAAGAAAATTTTATTGATGAAATAA
- a CDS encoding T9SS type A sorting domain-containing protein: protein MRSLSAAIFVASFLLILQSEAKTIKVPQDFAKIQLAINAAVNDDTVLVAEGTYMVNLFLNKKIVLGSHYLIDGDESHIAKTILNGSTPINQDSGSVIVLGPDTDTTAIIIGLTITGGTGTLIIDQSNGRRWLCGGGIFSNGNGVKILHNRIVDNPVLSRPSEPYTFGGGLCIGLVLNHAYFNVIEDNIIANNIVTGTQAEGAGFTLGTRARIARNIIEKNTATAPANNNAVGGISIWPGAGDVVEIRENIIRENSSSNRGGGVVVYRPTSAGGAIVTMTNNLIVGNTAATLGGAIDLRVGCRLTLVNNTIADNSAGGQFSSGLFIGGTGSFIANVTGINNIFWDKNPEFSDVYGARFESMHNNLIRGESSIGENNFSADPMFAADGSYRLTAASPCIGAGTTSREIFGTTITSPSTDLTGAVRSSPSGSMPDIGAIESDFATTTSLRPNRAEVRKFNIGGITRHHIVFRPKGRESEINRPVLIHLTGYDDAIDYEINYIRFHLYGDTAGFVTVYPEAYQRRWNSTAFEINGWPTSNTDDVAYISALIDTLRAQYSIDTTRVFVSGWSNGGTMANLIATKLAHRITAACVVDGALTPTIVNGYSPKRPVPIMILNGTEDPYVPYTGGGNRYTVEQTVGIWQTWNNATVRVDSTVMDGNSNDQSSVLRVRYYGSRVDTPLVVFYRIDNGGHEWPGAPPYFGSGTINRDIDASAEAMKLFIISKPISTVVGIKELTLGNPTEFALSQNYPNPFNPSTMISYQLPITSKVNLKIFDLLGREIASLVNEEQSAGWKEVQWNATNFASGMYLVRMTAGNFTEAKKILLMK from the coding sequence ATGCGTTCATTAAGTGCCGCAATTTTCGTTGCTTCATTTTTGCTCATATTACAATCCGAAGCAAAAACAATTAAAGTCCCACAGGATTTTGCAAAGATTCAACTGGCGATCAATGCGGCAGTGAATGATGATACAGTGTTGGTGGCTGAAGGAACGTATATGGTAAACCTTTTCCTGAATAAGAAGATTGTACTGGGGAGTCATTATTTGATCGATGGCGATGAATCACATATAGCTAAAACGATACTCAACGGAAGTACTCCAATAAATCAGGATTCGGGTTCGGTGATTGTTCTCGGTCCTGACACTGACACAACAGCGATTATCATCGGATTGACGATCACCGGAGGAACTGGTACGTTGATAATCGATCAATCCAATGGAAGGCGATGGCTGTGCGGCGGTGGAATTTTTTCCAACGGTAACGGGGTTAAAATTCTTCACAACAGAATTGTTGACAATCCGGTCCTGTCACGGCCGTCAGAGCCCTATACATTTGGCGGCGGTCTCTGCATTGGCTTGGTATTGAATCATGCATACTTCAACGTTATTGAAGACAATATCATTGCTAACAACATCGTGACGGGAACGCAAGCAGAGGGAGCCGGGTTCACCCTTGGAACGCGCGCGCGGATTGCCCGCAATATCATCGAAAAGAACACGGCTACGGCACCAGCAAACAATAACGCAGTCGGAGGCATCAGCATTTGGCCCGGTGCCGGAGATGTTGTTGAGATCCGTGAGAACATCATCCGAGAAAATAGCTCGAGCAATAGAGGAGGCGGTGTCGTAGTCTATCGACCCACGAGTGCGGGTGGAGCGATTGTGACCATGACCAATAACCTGATCGTCGGTAATACTGCTGCAACACTTGGCGGTGCAATTGACTTGAGAGTCGGATGCCGACTAACACTTGTCAATAACACGATTGCCGATAATTCTGCTGGAGGGCAGTTTAGTTCAGGCCTTTTTATCGGAGGGACTGGTTCGTTCATTGCCAATGTCACCGGTATAAATAATATTTTCTGGGACAAAAATCCGGAATTCAGCGACGTCTATGGTGCCCGTTTTGAAAGTATGCACAACAATCTGATCCGCGGAGAATCTTCGATCGGTGAGAACAATTTCTCTGCTGACCCGATGTTTGCTGCAGATGGTTCGTACAGACTTACAGCTGCAAGTCCCTGCATCGGTGCAGGTACCACAAGCCGCGAAATCTTTGGAACAACAATTACTTCCCCATCGACCGATCTAACAGGAGCCGTTCGTTCCAGTCCTTCCGGAAGCATGCCTGATATTGGCGCGATTGAATCTGACTTTGCAACAACGACTTCATTGCGTCCTAACCGTGCAGAAGTACGAAAGTTCAACATTGGGGGAATCACCAGACATCATATTGTCTTCAGGCCTAAAGGGCGTGAATCGGAGATCAACAGACCGGTGTTGATCCATCTCACCGGATACGATGATGCCATCGACTATGAAATAAACTACATTCGGTTTCATCTATATGGTGACACTGCCGGATTCGTCACGGTATATCCCGAGGCATATCAGCGGCGATGGAACAGTACTGCATTCGAAATCAATGGATGGCCTACCTCGAATACGGACGACGTGGCGTATATTTCTGCACTCATTGATACGCTTCGGGCTCAATACTCGATTGATACGACAAGAGTATTTGTTTCCGGATGGTCCAATGGAGGAACTATGGCAAATCTTATAGCAACCAAACTTGCTCACCGGATCACTGCAGCATGTGTTGTCGACGGGGCGTTAACGCCGACCATTGTAAACGGATATTCTCCCAAACGTCCTGTTCCGATCATGATTTTAAACGGCACGGAAGATCCTTACGTACCTTATACCGGCGGTGGTAATCGGTACACCGTAGAACAGACGGTAGGTATTTGGCAAACATGGAACAACGCGACGGTGAGAGTAGATTCAACAGTGATGGATGGAAACTCGAACGATCAATCATCTGTCCTTCGCGTCCGGTACTATGGCAGCAGGGTTGATACACCGCTTGTCGTGTTCTATAGAATAGACAATGGTGGACATGAATGGCCGGGCGCGCCCCCATATTTCGGTTCAGGAACAATTAACAGAGATATCGATGCCTCCGCTGAAGCGATGAAGCTTTTCATTATTTCGAAACCCATCAGTACCGTAGTAGGTATTAAAGAACTGACTCTTGGGAATCCGACCGAATTTGCATTGTCCCAAAACTACCCCAACCCGTTCAATCCTTCAACAATGATCAGTTATCAATTGCCCATAACCAGTAAAGTGAATTTGAAAATATTTGATCTGCTCGGCAGAGAAATAGCATCGCTTGTGAACGAAGAACAATCTGCGGGATGGAAGGAAGTGCAATGGAATGCTACGAATTTCGCGAGCGGGATGTATTTGGTGAGAATGACAGCAGGTAATTTTACTGAGGCAAAGAAAATTTTGTTGATGAAATAG